The following are encoded together in the Bacteroidales bacterium MB20-C3-3 genome:
- a CDS encoding TlpA disulfide reductase family protein — translation MKRGLVLIILAVSIISSCKNRVINSPESIQEPVADSRGYIVGVGDSVPDFQIEYLDGKTESLSEHKGKIIMIQFTASWCGVCRKEMPHIEERIWKRFSGNPNFMLIGVDYKEDKETTEKFSRDMNITYPLTLDKEGERFSLFCGPDAGVTRNIIVAPDGKIIMLTRLFEEEEFNEMVELIASELNKIS, via the coding sequence ATGAAGAGAGGTCTTGTTTTAATAATACTGGCAGTTTCAATTATTTCTTCTTGCAAAAACCGGGTTATCAACTCTCCTGAGAGTATACAGGAGCCAGTAGCTGATAGCAGGGGCTACATCGTTGGAGTGGGTGATAGTGTCCCAGATTTTCAAATTGAATATTTAGATGGTAAAACTGAATCTCTTTCAGAACATAAAGGGAAAATTATAATGATTCAATTTACAGCAAGTTGGTGTGGAGTTTGCAGAAAAGAGATGCCTCACATTGAAGAGAGGATATGGAAGAGATTCTCCGGCAATCCAAATTTTATGCTCATAGGGGTAGACTATAAAGAGGATAAAGAGACAACTGAAAAGTTTTCCAGGGATATGAATATTACCTACCCACTGACCCTTGATAAAGAGGGAGAGCGCTTCTCTCTGTTTTGCGGGCCTGATGCAGGTGTTACAAGGAATATCATTGTAGCTCCTGATGGAAAGATAATTATGTTAACCAGACTCTTTGAAGAGGAGGAGTTTAATGAAATGGTTGAGCTGATTGCAAGCGAACTTAATAAGATTTCTTAA